A portion of the Paenibacillus hamazuiensis genome contains these proteins:
- the gap gene encoding type I glyceraldehyde-3-phosphate dehydrogenase, giving the protein MAQGVGISGMGRIGRLLVRHIFSSSEPLVDLKAINCTYPAETIAHLLKYDTVHGRWNADISVKDGHLVINGRTIAMVSQREPECIPWHSLGVRLVIDATGKFNSRQGAERHVSAGAERVLITAPGQEMDLTVVMGVNDHLYDPSEHRFVSAASCTTNCIAPVLSVLDRAFQIRGGWMTTVHSFTSDQNHLDNPHKDLRRARACTQSIVPTTTGVGKALAGVLPHLAPYVQGVSLRVPTQDVSMIDLTVQVRRTASLDEVKAAFREAAEGGMKGYLDYTEEPLVSSDFIGCPHSAVVDGLSLMTMGDQIKVMAWYDNEWAYASRVVELAQIIQERETAGCETMLMQSK; this is encoded by the coding sequence ATGGCACAGGGAGTTGGCATCAGCGGCATGGGGAGAATCGGCCGACTGCTGGTCAGGCATATTTTTTCCTCGTCCGAACCGCTTGTAGACTTGAAGGCGATTAATTGCACTTATCCGGCAGAAACGATAGCCCATCTTTTGAAATATGATACGGTTCACGGCAGATGGAATGCGGATATTTCCGTAAAAGACGGCCATCTGGTCATCAACGGGCGCACAATCGCGATGGTATCGCAGCGCGAGCCCGAATGTATACCATGGCACTCGCTGGGTGTGAGGCTGGTCATCGATGCGACGGGCAAGTTCAACAGCAGGCAGGGGGCCGAGAGGCACGTATCTGCCGGGGCGGAGCGTGTGCTTATCACGGCACCCGGACAAGAGATGGACCTTACGGTCGTCATGGGCGTCAACGATCATCTGTACGACCCGTCCGAACATCGTTTTGTGTCCGCGGCTTCCTGCACGACGAACTGCATCGCGCCTGTTTTGAGCGTGCTCGACCGGGCGTTTCAAATCCGCGGCGGCTGGATGACGACGGTGCATTCGTTCACGTCCGACCAAAATCATCTGGACAACCCGCACAAGGATTTGCGCCGGGCGCGGGCCTGTACGCAATCGATCGTACCTACGACGACGGGGGTTGGAAAGGCATTGGCGGGCGTGCTGCCGCATCTTGCTCCCTATGTGCAAGGCGTCTCGCTCCGCGTGCCGACGCAGGACGTGTCGATGATCGACTTGACGGTTCAGGTCAGGCGGACGGCGTCTCTCGACGAGGTGAAAGCGGCGTTTCGCGAGGCGGCCGAAGGCGGCATGAAAGGTTATCTCGATTATACCGAGGAGCCGCTCGTATCCTCGGATTTCATCGGCTGCCCGCATTCCGCGGTTGTGGATGGATTGTCCCTGATGACGATGGGCGATCAAATCAAGGTGATGGCTTGGTATGACAATGAATGGGCTTACGCCAGCAGAGTGGTGGAGCTCGCACAAATCATTCAGGAGAGGGAGACGGCCGGATGCGAAACCATGTTAATGCAGTCGAAATGA